Part of the Struthio camelus isolate bStrCam1 chromosome 30, bStrCam1.hap1, whole genome shotgun sequence genome, TGCCTTGCGTCTGTCCCCGCGGTCGAGCGCCTGTAGTTAGGTCGCGGGGGTGCCCCGGtgcccagcgccgggccggctcgggtGAACCGCCGTGCGCGCCGCGCTGCGTTGGCGGACTCGAGCTCTGAGGAGAGGCGACCCTGGTCCTGCGCCATGGGTTAATAGGGTTGTGCGAAGGACGGCTCTGGTCTGGAGCGCTCCGCAGAGATGTCCCAGGCTTGACCCGTTTCCAAGGCGCACGTGGTTTGTAGGAGATGCTGTCTGTTCCCAACTTAGCAGGAACCGTCCTAGGAACCTGCAGCTCTACTTGGCCATGCCTAGGGTCTGCTGCTCCCCTGGCAGCCTTTTCGGAGGAGCTCTGTGGGCTGGCCAGCCTGCTCCTGGCCTGCGCACTGGACACCCTGTGCCGCAAGAGAGCCTGCGCTCCTGGGAGCTGCGCGGGGCAATGTTTCATCCTCAGTTGACGGACTTGGGTGCCCGTGTGTCACCTCAGGTGTGCAACTAGGCATCCAAGAGTCTTGGCAGGCCTGCTTctgtgaggctggaggcaggatGGACTCCGGCTGGGAGCCGGGTGACGTGGTGTCTTGTCCTGATCTTGCCGCGGCCTTCCTGGGAGACTTTGGGCCTCCCCGCGCGTTGCTCAACCAGCATGGTGGggcgatgccctcccttagcggCTCTTTCCCTGCGCCTGGGAGCTCTTCCTCGTTCATGCTGTGGTGTGGTGGCTGCTGTTTGGGAGCCCTCATGGGGGCTCTTGGCTCGGCTAGGCTGAAGTAGGCTCCTGCGGCTGGGCAGGCACGGTGGTCTTTGCCAGCCGGGCGCTGTGCTGCCCTGTGTCTGAGGGCTACTGTGTCCCCCTGGGCCTGCTGTTTGGGTCaagctccctcccttcctcttagCCTTGCGTTGCCCCCCAGTTGCGGTGAGGCCGCCTTCCTCCTCGCCttcccgcacccccccccccctccgccagACCCCGCCGCTAATCTTGGCTCCTGGAATACAAAGGCCTTGTTATTGCATTTCCTTCGCGGTGAGTGACCTGGCCGGGTGCTTGCAGCcaggccctgcccagggcaggtCTGCGACGCTGCGCTTGCCAAAGGGGCCTTCCTTATCTCGCTGCCTCCTGGTCTAATCACGTTAGCTCCCGCCTGGGCTCCAGCGCTGGCTTTGCAGGCCCCAGATAAGGGCACAATTGCTACAAGGAAGTAAATCATGTTTGCTTCCCTGCTCTGCTTGGCTGGCACGTTCTCGAGCCAACCACGTCTGCTGTGCCGTGGGGGTGGGAGCAGAGCGGGGAAGGGCAGGGGCTCCCAGcgagctgctcctgctcctcttgccTGGCTTTACCTTAGCTGCTGCCCCCCCTCTCCCTGAGCTTCCTGCCCCTCCTTGCTCTGCACACGTCTCCCCTTTTGTagctgctttccagtgctccttccTAGCACCAGGCTCTGTTTTGTGGTCTCCTGCGGAGCCTGGGGCAAcggctgtgtccctgctcctttTGTACCGCTTCCTGAGGAGGAGGTGGCTGCACCGTGAGGGCTTGAGGCATCCTTTCAAAGTGGGGATGCCAGCAAAGGGGGTGACTcagtgcttggcccatgggaagGAGTGGGGAGCTCCACCGTTCCGGACCGCCTCCGCTCTCTGCCTTTGCTCCTGGGGCGTGTTGGCCTCCAGGCGCTGTTTACTGGGGCCTGGCGGCTGCCTGGGGCAGGGATCGGCTCCAGTGCTTGCCTCGGTCTGAAGGCGAGGTGTTCTCTGCCTCTGTTGCTTGTGTTGCTGCCCCGCTCGGCGGGCAGACAGCCCCTGACACCGTTTGCCCGGTTCTGAGCAGTACTCGGTCTGTCCCCGACCCGCTCTGGGTCGGCCTCGTGCTCTTGCCCTAGGCAAGAGGGGCCCCAGAGCATCCCCGCTCTTGCGCTCCTCAGGACGGTGTCGCACGTCCTCCCACCCGGTGCTGGGGCACAGGCCGTCGGGAAGGAGGAGGCTCTCCCCGGGTGTCCCGCTCCCGCgggctggcagcgctgcagggcTGTCTCCTCTGTCTGTCGGCTGTCACAGCCCCTTTCTGCATGCTGTCAGCCAGAAGCTGCAGGGTCTGCCTCTTGGTGTGAGGGCCGCTTCCCCGGCAGTCTGGGGGCAGGGCCGCCTAACTCCCTGTTTGTCCCTGAACCGCAGGTTGGTCTGCCAGACGAGAGGGGCTGTGTGTTTCTGTTCCCTGCCtggggcctgccctgccctcccgcgGCGATGGAGTACGTGGTAAGGCCGGCCAGCTCTCGGGACTTCGGTGGAGGGCTAGGTGGCTTTGGTGACGGATcgtgcctcctctctccctttgctGGCAGggccccagcctcctctcctggtcTCCGCTGGCTTCTCCCTGCCTCTCTTCCGAGGAGTCTGCGGTGCCTCCTCTCCGGAGTGCTGTTGCTGACTGCCGAGCCGCGGCTTTGCAGGCTTGCAGCCCTTCCTGCCCCTCTGGGAGCGACGTTCAGGGctgcggaggaggaagaggaggttgcACGCAGCAATGTGTAGATGCCAAGTGATGTTGTAGCGATGACTACTCTTCCTGCACTGTTTGGGGAAAAACCCAGCTGCTGGGTGACCGCCAGCGTATCTCTTTGCTTTGCTCCCCGTGCCTTGGGACGGGAAGGGATGTCTGCCTCCACCGCGTGTGCTGCCCAAGGCGCTGCGTGTCCTGGGGGCGTGCGGGGCAGCTCCGGAGGAAGAGCTGCTGGCACAGAGCTGGATCTTGCGTTCTCTGCTCGTTGCTGGCCCCGAAGCACCGGCTGGCCGGCTGCGGCAGGCCCTGCGTGGGGGAACAGGCAGGCAGCGCAGACCGAgtgggagctccctcagcctcccaccGGCCTGTGCGCGCCCTCGCTGCGCGAGCGCCGCGTACGCCCGGCGAGGTGCGGACATGCAGCGGTTGCCTGCCTGCGCGTGTTTCTCTGTGCACGCAGCTGCCTGCGCCTTTCTGCTCTGCGCGATTTCTTGCCAAACCACTCGCGTGTTCCAAATCTGACTCAGCTCCTGAGTTTGTGTTTCCTGGGAGGATGTCAGGCGCTGGCCCGGCAGCAGGGGCCCGGAGCGGAGCCGCTCTGCTCGGCGCCTGCGGAAAGAACAGCCTCTGCTGTGCCATCCTGGGCTAGACGGGAGACGTGCTCCCTCCTGCAGGCCCCCGGATCACCCCGCGCTTCCCGGGAGCTGTCTGAGCCTCCGGCTgtggcagggcaggagggaggtttGTTTCTCACCGACGTGCTGGGGATGTGGTCTGCGCTCCGTAGCGAGGTCGGCTGAGCTGCGAGCTTTGCGCAGGCCAGCAGGGCCGTGGTCCTGGGCCGGCTGCGCCGGAAAGAGGGATGTCGCTGGGTCCCAGTTTGCCTCGGTCCTTGCCGCAGGCTCCCTGCAGGCTTGTGCTCGAGGCTGCGTCCCCTCtgcactcctcttcctcccctggggTGTGCACAAAgtcccagccccaggcaccggAAAGTATTCTGCGTCCCTCCGTCTCCCCTGAGCGCCAGGAGGATCCGGCTGATCCAGCACGTCCCCTTGCTTCCAGGGCACGAGGAGCGGCTCAGCCGGGACGCGTCCTGGGAGCTCCTGAGGGGCGGCTGTTCTGGCGGCTCCCCGAGTGCCCTGCTGCAGGGGCAGGCGCTCGCCGCCGGCCTCTCTGGCAAGGCGGAGGGTTGCCGTGTGCTGGACGGGGCTCGGGGTCGCCTGTTCAGACAGGGCGGCTGTTCCGTGGGTCGGTACATctcgatttttttttccttctgtggtcTGAGGCCGTGGGTGGCAGGGAAGAGGTGTCTGTAACAGCTCGGGGTGGGCTCTTGGGCTGCAGGGACCGTGGCAGCTGAGCTGTTCAGAGGGGCTCCCCTGAGCCTCTGTATTCATGCTGGCAGCTTTTTGTCTTTGAAGAGTGGAAGCAGCGATAGGTGTTGTCCCTGGCCGGTGCCTGTGTTGACCTGCAGGATAggcgctgctgcctggcaggggtCACGTGGGCTGTGCAGAGCGGGTTTTCTGGCCTCGGCCTTGGTGCAGGAGCTCCTGATAAAATCAGAAATTATTATATCTTATAAAAGCAGGGGCCTGTCTGAACAGGGGGCTGCAGCCATAGCGCGTTCCTGGGGCACGCCAGCGTGGTGTTTGTGTCTGGCCACAGCTGCTCCGAACCCTGTCGCCTGTCTGGGCCCCGGGTGCCTGGGctggctgcctcctgccctcgccgggggccggcgcgcggTGGGAGGGAAGGGGTTAAGCCGAGCCTTCCCTTGCGCCGTTCCCACCAGCCCTTatcctggcagagagcagcagtcCGCAAGCGGGAGGaagctgcagggccctggggaggtggcggGCAGGCAAtaaacagccctggctgcacgGAGGAGGAGCCCTCGCCAGCCGCGGCGGCTTCGTGCTGGGGCCGCTGGGCCCAgccgggccccccagccccgggtCTGGCCAGCCCTGCCGCCCTGTGCCCCTTCCTCGCGGCAGGCTCGGGCTGCGGCCGGCCCCTGCCCGGCATCGCGGTGTGGTGCTTTGGTTGGGAAAGGGCTGAGGTTTCCTGTCGAGTGGGGGTAGAGGCAATGTGAGAAGTCCTGAGGCCGCAGGGCCTTCCCGGGGGGTTCAGCGCTGCGACCCGGCCTCGGGGGAGGCTTCCGCCCCCTTTCCCCGCCAGCGACGCGTGGCTGCGCTGGGGAGCCGGGCTCCTTCCTCAGGGAACGGCGGGGCTGGTGGGTCCCTGCTTCCTGGCTCTCTGGCCCCTGGCTTCCTGCGTTTCTTTAGAGCAGTTGTGCTGCAGGCCACGGGAAGGTCACAGCGCCgagcggccggcggggccccAGGCAGGGACGAGCGCTTCGCAGGGCGGCTGGCAGGGTCTCCGTGCGCCCGCGGGACGGTCTGCAGCCGAGGTGGGGGCTGGCGCTTGCGGAGCCGGGTGCGCGGcggtgctgggaggcaggggagcggcgcgggcggccgaggcagtcccctcctgccccggggTGGCTCGGCCCTGCTCTTCCTGGGCTCCGGGAGGAGGCAGGTTAAACCGACCTGCTATAGTTAGCAGCAGCCCCTCGCGACGCCGCGCTCCGCGCAGGAGACTATTTCCAGCTCTGGCCTGGCTTCCATTTCCCCGGGTCTGTGGCAGCGTGCCAGCGTTTGCAGCACGGCTGGGAAGctgggcaggaggcagctggtGCTGTGCCGGGGCTCTCCTCCAGCATCGCCCTGCGGTGGGTCCGAGCTGGGAGCACCGTTCCCTTGGGCTGGATTCATCTGGTTTTGGGTGGCGGATCCCACGGTGTCCTGTTTTcgcagcccggccgggcgcgTGGCACCTGGGGGTGCCCCGACCTGTGTAGCAGCAGTGAGCGGGCGCCCAGCGGCGGAGGGGTAGGGGACTGCGGGGCAGCCCCCGACCGCTGCTTCAGCCACAGGAGGTAGAAGGGAACCGCTCTTACCCCACCGTGGGGCAGATGTAGGGAGCTGGGTGCGTCGGACGAGGCCGTGGAGAGCAGCGCGTGCGTGTGTGGGGACCGGGGTGCGTGCGGCGCGGTTGTGCCGGACTGAGGTCACGTCGGCCCCATCCTGTTTGAGTGCTGGTGCATCAAAGGGTCTGGTGTGGAAGGCGCGGAGCGACTGGGAGGCAGTGAGCCTTGCCCCGAACGCTCCCCGCGTCCCCACCAGGACGCGGGGCTTTGCCTGGGCTCCCAGGCGGGAGCGTTACGCCGATGGTGTCGTTTTCTCCCGGCTCCGGGCCGGCGTTCTCTCGCCTTTCCCAGTGGGCACCGCCAGCAGAGCCCCCACGCTCCGCAGGCCGCCGCGTCCGCTCCCTGGGCTCCCGCTAGCTCCGCCTGTGACCTTGATTTTTCTGCTCCAGATACGCGCTGGGTCCCCACCCCTCGGCGGGAGCCCCTCCTGCACTGcctccccagccccgctcgcagCCCCGCGCTGCGGGCAGATGCTGCTCCGGTGCCTGTGAGTCAGCACGGCCCTTCCTGTTAGCAGCagccccttctcctctcctgggAGGTGCAGTCACTTAGCGCCGGCCGGGATGCGGGAAGCAGCAGCAATTAGCAGCGGCAGGAGCAGCCGCTTCTCCTCCCGGCTCCCAGGCGCAGCAGCGGGGAGCCTGCACTGAGCCCTCGCTGCGCCCGAAggctccgcagccgccccggacAGCCCACCTGTATCCTGCTCCCGgggttcctcctcttcctcccagccgGTCCTCCGGGCTAGATCTGTGCCTGTGCCGTGCTCCTGAAGGACTGGCTGTCCCGGCATCCCAACCGGCTGCGTGCAGCGGAGGCATCTCGGCATCGCTGCCCCCCCGTCCTCGGGCGTCTCTGCCCCCTGCGAAGCCTGCGGAGGCGACGGCAACCGCCTGCAGCTGACACGTGGGTTGCACAGCGCTGGCCACCACAGAAGGACCTTGTTCGCTCCTGGATGGTgcttggggctgggcagggcttgGATGTGCTCTGTGGCTGCCTTGTCTCAGGGCTTTAAATATTCATGCTTTTGATTTCCTCTTAGCTGGTGGCGACTGCTTGGGAGCGCAGGGGCTGGAGTGAGCCGGCTCGGGCGGAGGGGCAGCGGTTCGTGACCCGTTT contains:
- the LOC138062930 gene encoding uncharacterized protein, with product MYRPTEQPPCLNRRPRAPSSTRQPSALPERPAASACPCSRALGEPPEQPPLRSSQDASRLSRSSCPGSKGTCWISRILLALRGDGGTQNTFRCLGLGLCAHPRGGRGVQRGRSLEHKPAGSLRQGPRQTGTQRHPSFRRSRPRTTALLACAKLAAQPTSLRSADHIPSTSAPSRAAPLRAPAAGPAPDILPGNTNSGAESDLEHASGLARNRAEQKGAGSCVHRETRAGRQPLHVRTSPGVRGARAARARTGRWEAEGAPTRSALPACSPTQGLPQPASRCFGASNEQRTQDPALCQQLFLRSCPARPQDTQRLGQHTRWRQTSLPVPRHGEQSKEIRWRSPSSWVFPQTVQEE